A genomic region of Candidatus Limnocylindrales bacterium contains the following coding sequences:
- a CDS encoding SDR family oxidoreductase — MITCLVTGGAGFIGSHLVEALLKINYRVRVLDNFMTGKRQNISSILSHIQFIEGDLRDFETVRKAAEAVDFIFHLGALPSVPRSIQDPITSNEVNIQGTLHVLEAARQMRVKRVIFSSSSSVYGDSPLLPKREDAVPNPLSPYAVTKLAGEYYCKVYYKIHGLETVCLRYFNVFGPKQDPTSQYAAAIPRFINALLVNKPPLVYGDGEQSRDFTYVENVVQANILAIKAPEAPGKIFNIAYGKRITVNELIKTLNTLLGKNIQPVYESSRPGDIRHSLADISQARQILGFSPTVTLEEGLRRSIAWFVNKSESEPAVGGQ; from the coding sequence GTGATTACCTGTCTGGTAACGGGGGGAGCAGGGTTTATAGGCTCCCACCTGGTAGAAGCTCTTTTAAAAATTAATTATCGGGTACGCGTTTTAGATAATTTTATGACCGGTAAACGGCAGAATATTTCTTCCATCCTTTCCCATATTCAATTTATAGAGGGAGATTTGAGAGATTTTGAAACGGTTCGAAAAGCTGCGGAAGCGGTTGATTTTATTTTTCATTTGGGTGCGCTTCCTTCAGTTCCTCGATCCATCCAGGATCCCATTACCTCCAATGAGGTTAATATCCAGGGAACACTCCACGTATTGGAAGCAGCCAGACAAATGAGGGTCAAGCGGGTTATCTTCAGTTCCTCCTCTTCGGTCTATGGAGACAGTCCCCTACTTCCCAAACGGGAGGATGCCGTTCCCAATCCACTTTCTCCCTACGCCGTTACCAAATTGGCTGGTGAATACTATTGCAAAGTTTACTATAAAATCCATGGATTGGAGACCGTTTGTTTAAGGTATTTTAATGTCTTTGGTCCAAAACAGGATCCCACTTCCCAGTATGCTGCTGCCATTCCCAGATTTATCAACGCCCTATTGGTCAACAAACCCCCTTTAGTGTATGGAGACGGTGAGCAGTCCCGGGATTTTACCTATGTAGAGAACGTGGTTCAGGCCAATATCCTGGCCATAAAGGCGCCGGAGGCTCCTGGTAAGATCTTTAATATTGCCTATGGAAAGCGGATTACTGTGAATGAATTAATCAAAACCTTGAATACCCTCTTAGGGAAGAATATCCAGCCTGTTTATGAATCTTCACGACCTGGGGACATTCGCCATTCTCTGGCCGATATCTCCCAGGCACGACAGATTTTAGGCTTCTCCCCGACCGTCACCTTAGAGGAAGGATTAAGACGTTCGATTGCCTGGTTTGTGAATAAAAGTGAGTCAGAGCCGGCGGTTGGTGGGCAATGA
- a CDS encoding polyprenyl synthetase family protein, whose translation MTLDQLFKDLQKDLQEVEAEIERQLQSDVELITEIGRHICKSGGKRLRPALVLLSAELSNYRGKRKYILGSVVEFIHTATLLHDDVIDRAELRRGKLSANSVWGNTLPILVGDFLYSKSMLLAVHDGDMNIMRVIADLTMRMTEGEVMESIRSRDIRMQRADYLEIIKLKTAYLFSACCQLGAILGKATQQKELALRNYGLHLGLAFQITDDTLDFIAPIEKFGKTPGTDLKEGKVTLPLLILLEKATPKERVLLEHVIQNSGELKEEDFKTVLDLIHKYNAIELSLQEAKQYASMARDYLEEFEDCTAKQILSDLTYLVLTRDK comes from the coding sequence ATGACCCTTGACCAGCTATTTAAAGATCTTCAGAAGGATCTCCAGGAAGTAGAAGCTGAGATTGAACGGCAACTTCAATCGGATGTGGAGTTAATTACGGAAATTGGCCGGCATATTTGTAAAAGTGGCGGTAAACGCTTACGTCCGGCTTTAGTATTGCTAAGTGCAGAGCTTTCCAACTACCGGGGTAAAAGAAAATATATTTTAGGGAGCGTGGTAGAATTCATCCATACCGCCACGCTACTCCATGACGATGTGATTGACCGGGCGGAATTAAGAAGAGGAAAGCTTTCGGCCAATTCGGTATGGGGCAATACGCTTCCGATTCTTGTAGGAGATTTCCTTTACTCCAAGTCCATGCTCCTTGCGGTCCATGACGGAGATATGAACATTATGCGGGTGATTGCGGATTTGACCATGCGGATGACCGAGGGAGAAGTGATGGAATCGATTCGGAGTCGAGATATCCGAATGCAACGGGCTGATTATTTAGAAATTATCAAATTAAAGACAGCGTATCTTTTTTCAGCCTGTTGTCAGTTGGGAGCCATTTTGGGGAAGGCTACCCAACAAAAAGAACTGGCTTTAAGAAATTACGGCCTCCACCTGGGACTTGCCTTCCAGATTACCGATGACACCTTAGATTTTATTGCCCCTATCGAGAAGTTTGGTAAGACTCCAGGAACAGACTTAAAGGAAGGGAAAGTCACCCTTCCCCTTCTTATTTTGTTAGAGAAGGCCACCCCTAAAGAAAGGGTTCTTTTAGAACACGTGATTCAAAACTCTGGAGAACTCAAAGAAGAGGATTTTAAAACCGTCCTGGATCTTATTCATAAGTATAACGCCATTGAATTGAGTTTACAGGAAGCTAAACAATACGCAAGTATGGCCAGGGATTATCTGGAGGAATTTGAAGACTGCACCGCCAAGCAAATCTTATCAGATCTTACCTACCTGGTATTAACCCGGGATAAGTAG
- a CDS encoding transcriptional repressor: MKMKNKRTRLTRQRKIILETLQQTRSHPTADWIYQKVREQLPHISLGTVYRNLNVLKKEGKILELKYGKDVSRFDALTTDHYHFTCEKCHRIYDLDVALNKDLEQMVAQKTGFSITYHRAEFYGICSDCQKSDASN, translated from the coding sequence ATGAAAATGAAAAATAAACGAACTCGGCTAACGCGCCAGCGCAAAATTATACTGGAAACCCTTCAACAAACAAGGTCTCATCCAACTGCTGACTGGATCTACCAAAAAGTTCGGGAACAACTTCCTCATATCAGTTTAGGGACGGTTTATCGTAACCTGAACGTTTTGAAAAAGGAAGGTAAAATTCTAGAGCTCAAATACGGAAAGGATGTCAGTCGCTTTGACGCTTTAACCACAGATCATTACCACTTTACCTGTGAAAAGTGTCATAGGATTTACGATCTGGATGTGGCCTTGAACAAGGATCTGGAGCAGATGGTTGCCCAGAAGACCGGTTTCAGTATTACCTATCATCGGGCCGAGTTCTATGGAATTTGTTCAGATTGCCAAAAGTCTGATGCATCCAACTAA
- a CDS encoding anaerobic glycerol-3-phosphate dehydrogenase subunit C produces MEKEIRRVFDICHGCRRCYNLCPSFSDLFNRIDEERVDGDVDKLDKEDFKQVTDLCYQCKLCYNHCPYTPPHRWDIDFPRLMLRSKAVHGRYQGITFQDKILGRTDLIGRIGSTFAPVVNWVNRNKILRRLMERFLGIAAERNLPPYHRDTFVAWFQDRPVRLRQPGVGTKGKIALFYTCPVNYNYPEVGRASVEVLEKNGVAVSCPEQKCCGMPYLDGGDIDSALQNARFNVNSLHQAVRDGYIILSPGPTCTYMLKQEYPVLVGTPEAREVAQNTYDICEYLMKLKEQGKLNTRFTQAVGKIAYHLPCHLKAQNIGFKSRDLMKLIPGTTVELLDHCSAVDGTWGLKKEYFKLSLKVANPLLKGIQQLQPDAVVTDCPLAGLQIQYGTGIKPLHPIEVLKKAYGI; encoded by the coding sequence TTGGAAAAAGAAATTCGCCGGGTATTCGATATCTGCCATGGCTGCCGGCGTTGTTATAATCTTTGCCCATCTTTTTCCGATCTCTTTAATCGCATCGATGAGGAACGGGTGGATGGAGATGTAGATAAATTGGATAAGGAGGATTTCAAACAAGTTACAGACCTTTGCTACCAGTGTAAACTCTGCTACAACCACTGCCCCTATACGCCCCCACATCGATGGGATATCGATTTTCCCAGACTTATGCTCCGGTCTAAAGCCGTTCATGGAAGGTATCAGGGAATTACCTTCCAGGATAAAATTCTAGGGAGAACCGATCTGATAGGTCGAATAGGAAGTACCTTTGCTCCGGTGGTTAACTGGGTCAACCGAAATAAGATTCTGCGACGCCTCATGGAGAGATTTCTCGGTATTGCAGCAGAAAGAAATCTCCCCCCTTATCATCGAGATACCTTTGTGGCGTGGTTCCAGGATCGACCTGTTCGTTTGCGGCAACCCGGCGTTGGTACAAAGGGTAAGATCGCTTTATTTTACACCTGCCCGGTTAATTACAATTACCCGGAGGTCGGAAGAGCCAGTGTGGAAGTTTTGGAAAAAAATGGGGTTGCAGTTAGCTGCCCGGAACAGAAGTGCTGTGGCATGCCTTATTTAGATGGGGGAGATATCGATTCGGCCCTTCAGAATGCAAGATTTAATGTCAATTCCCTCCATCAAGCAGTTCGAGATGGCTATATCATCCTTTCTCCAGGACCTACCTGTACCTATATGCTTAAACAGGAGTATCCTGTTTTAGTTGGAACCCCAGAAGCCAGGGAGGTTGCCCAAAACACCTATGATATTTGTGAATATCTGATGAAATTGAAAGAGCAGGGGAAGTTAAATACCCGCTTTACCCAGGCTGTCGGAAAAATAGCCTACCATCTCCCCTGTCATCTAAAAGCTCAAAATATCGGATTTAAGTCCAGAGATCTGATGAAGTTGATTCCGGGAACAACCGTTGAGCTGCTGGATCATTGTTCTGCTGTGGATGGAACCTGGGGATTAAAGAAGGAATATTTTAAACTTTCTCTCAAAGTAGCTAATCCTCTTTTAAAAGGCATCCAACAACTCCAACCCGATGCCGTAGTTACCGACTGCCCTCTGGCAGGGCTTCAAATTCAATACGGAACCGGCATTAAACCACTTCATCCGATTGAAGTATTGAAGAAGGCGTATGGAATTTAA
- a CDS encoding DUF3501 family protein, whose amino-acid sequence MKKIEFGDIKNILEYEKIRDAFRNHLIVLKKNRRIQVGDLISFLFENRETVLFQIQEMMRAERIVEDAKIQEEIDVYNALIPDKGELSATMFIEIDEKNKIKEELDRMMGIDQEGTVYFKIGEQENVPGFFEAGHSKEDKISAVHYVRFRFTPEQIEKFKNEQEEVFLVIDHPNYRQRKEVPLEVRRELIKDLLEEE is encoded by the coding sequence GTGAAAAAGATAGAGTTCGGAGACATTAAAAACATTCTGGAATACGAAAAAATTCGAGATGCGTTCCGTAATCATCTGATAGTACTTAAAAAGAATCGGCGAATTCAGGTGGGGGATCTTATCTCCTTTCTGTTTGAAAACCGGGAAACCGTCCTGTTTCAAATTCAGGAAATGATGCGTGCTGAGCGAATCGTAGAAGACGCTAAAATCCAGGAGGAAATCGATGTCTACAATGCCTTGATTCCTGATAAAGGAGAACTCAGTGCGACCATGTTCATTGAAATAGATGAGAAGAATAAAATTAAAGAAGAGTTGGATCGGATGATGGGGATCGATCAAGAAGGGACTGTCTATTTTAAAATTGGTGAGCAAGAAAATGTACCTGGATTTTTCGAAGCCGGACACAGCAAAGAGGATAAAATCAGTGCCGTTCATTATGTTCGGTTCCGATTTACTCCGGAGCAAATAGAAAAGTTTAAAAACGAGCAGGAAGAAGTTTTTCTGGTCATAGATCATCCGAACTACCGGCAAAGGAAAGAGGTTCCCTTGGAAGTTCGAAGAGAGTTGATAAAAGATTTACTTGAAGAGGAGTGA
- a CDS encoding rubrerythrin family protein — protein sequence MNKSLKGTKSLENLKEAFAGESQANRRYLYFARRADIEGYPDIGGLFRDTSEAETGHAFGHLDFLKEVGDPVTGVPIGTTEQNLRSAIEGETYEYTQMYPGFAKVAREEGFQELAEWFETLAKAEKSHAGRFSKGLEKITGKEPAAAI from the coding sequence ATGAATAAATCACTCAAAGGAACCAAAAGTTTAGAGAATTTAAAGGAAGCTTTTGCCGGGGAGTCCCAGGCCAATCGGAGATACTTATATTTTGCTCGAAGGGCTGATATCGAGGGATATCCTGATATCGGTGGACTTTTCCGAGATACTTCGGAGGCTGAGACGGGCCATGCCTTTGGTCATTTAGATTTCTTAAAAGAGGTCGGTGATCCGGTCACAGGAGTTCCTATTGGAACTACCGAGCAAAATCTCCGATCGGCTATAGAAGGGGAAACCTACGAATATACCCAGATGTATCCGGGATTTGCCAAGGTTGCCCGTGAAGAAGGTTTCCAGGAGCTTGCCGAATGGTTTGAAACCCTGGCCAAAGCAGAAAAATCCCATGCCGGAAGATTCTCCAAAGGGCTTGAGAAGATAACCGGTAAGGAACCTGCGGCAGCCATCTAA